Below is a window of Bacillota bacterium DNA.
ACCCCAGCCAGACGTGTCCAGGGCGGTCGCCGTATACCGTCAATCGATACACCAGCGTCTGCCAACCAAAGGGATCTGGGTACATGACGAATAGCCTATCCACGACGCCTGCTTCGGCGTTCACCAAACCCAGCTGTTGTGCCGCCGCCGCAAAGGCTTGCTCGGGGGTCAGGACAGGTATCGTGCTGACTAACAGCGGGTAGTAGACGCAGTTTGCTCCTGTCACCCGTCCGTAGACCCTGTCTACATCCACGCGGCACCAGCTGGGACCATACACGCCGTTCGGCAGCCGCTGCCAGAAGTAGACGGTGTGTTCGGCAGGAATGCGCCCTATCCCTGCGCCCGAACGTACCTCTATGTGGTTGAGCAGCTCGGGCAGCGGATAATGGGTCTGCATGTAGGAACGGGCGATGGGTATCGCCTCCTGCTCGCTCAACGTTGCCCGCCGCCGCAACATCTCCTCACTAAACGGCTCATCGTAGAATGACTCGTCCAACCACCAGTACCATCTCCAGCTCCAGTGGTTGATATTGAAGGCGCAAATAAAGAACTCCCAGTTGTTACAGCGCAAACGGTGGAGCGCTTCCACGCCCAGCCGTAGCGAAGGCGGTGCGATGTATTGAACCTCCACTGGCGCGGCTTCATCCCCGACGATTTCTCGCACTTTTTGGATTGCCTGCTCGCGGGTGACGTACTGCCAGACATATTGCGCGGATGCCGTCGGCGCCCAACCAAGCCACGCCACAAACGTAGCGACGAACACAAAGCGTTTCATGGTTTACCTCCTTCTGTTTGCGTCAGGGTAAGAGCCTCAGAGTCGGGTCTCCCTGGAACTCGACGTCGAATTGCCCACGGGCCCATATTAGCCCACCGTAGGCAGTTTCTGCCCAATTTCTGGTTGCTTCACGAGCGGTCATGTACGCTTCATGTATCGTGTGATTCTTAAGCAATTCCATAAAGCCGGGTGACTTCGGCTCATTAGTGCGTTCCCAACCGTCCAGAAATACACACACTGCATTCGAGTGCACGGCGAGATAGCCGATGGTAATCACCACTTTCGCCCCTTTCCATAGAAACCAGTCGCTCAGTCCGCCTGCCTGCACTCCCGTATCCAGCTCGCACCCCACCAGCAGGACGAGGTGCAGGTTGGTCAGCGTATAACCACGGCCCCCGATGCTCTCCAGGATGAGACAATCCTGCCATCCACGAAGCCCGGAAATCGCATACCAGTCCGCGTAGCAGGTGACGAGCCACTTCTGGCTGTGTTGGGATGCCTGGTCTGGCGGTTTGTTCTCGCCCCTCAATAGTAGCAACTTTCCTGCAAACTGTGCTCCACTGTGCCCCGAGAACAGGACAGCCTTGAGCGGCTTTGAACCGGTTGCAGGGTCGATATACTCCAGCGCACGGCGCATTTGTCCAATATCAGGGTTACCATACCACCAAGCAAACCCCTTTAGCCGTTTGAAACCCATCTTCTTGCATCCTTCCCAGAAATATCCTGCTTGTGACTGACCGACATCGGAATTGACAAAGGCGATAATGGCAGAATACGCTTTCTGAG
It encodes the following:
- a CDS encoding copper amine oxidase N-terminal domain-containing protein, with translation MKRFVFVATFVAWLGWAPTASAQYVWQYVTREQAIQKVREIVGDEAAPVEVQYIAPPSLRLGVEALHRLRCNNWEFFICAFNINHWSWRWYWWLDESFYDEPFSEEMLRRRATLSEQEAIPIARSYMQTHYPLPELLNHIEVRSGAGIGRIPAEHTVYFWQRLPNGVYGPSWCRVDVDRVYGRVTGANCVYYPLLVSTIPVLTPEQAFAAAAQQLGLVNAEAGVVDRLFVMYPDPFGWQTLVYRLTVYGDRPGHVWLGYGCAVDAFTGTLLGWDILQGSARQKGKPIRNTAAPRERPVKVDWDGRLVHLNRPAIDIGGDAYFWVGYLMAGGERGGLRWYKNGACIVVTRRGEVRLQAGQSRYSIAGRQMQASRAPRLIRGRLYVPIEVVRQVLGANIRYDPTKQCVFVRTRR